One genomic window of Phragmitibacter flavus includes the following:
- a CDS encoding phospholipase D-like domain-containing protein — translation MKKKSSSKLADQLWTIGLTAAGTGLAAVIVNNLVSSEKKVKHHMPHRYAVEDEQFERSIGQLLGPPLVGGNRVERLTNGDEIFPAMLEAIESAEVSITFESFVFWRGEMTRRFAQALAAKAREGVAVHVLLDGVGCDCVKGADVRAMEAVGVEVRIYHMSNFALFNYRTHRKLLVVDGVVGFTGGVGVGDFWMGNADAEDHWRDSHYRVEGPVVAQLQAAFNDNWMTTQGEVLDGEKYFPRLQEQGEQPCQLFKSSPQGGSESARLMFLLSIAAAQRRIRIGNAYFVPDDLTTQTLLDACDRGVEVDVLLPGPFQDSRLVRRASRARWGKLLKRGVRIFEYQPTMYHVKCMIIDDCLTSVGSANFDNRSFRLNDEANLNILDRDFALQEGEIFDEDLGRAREVTYEDWRRRPLLEKLSDHGAALFRSQL, via the coding sequence ATGAAAAAAAAATCGTCTTCCAAACTTGCGGATCAGCTGTGGACCATTGGGCTGACGGCGGCAGGAACCGGGCTTGCTGCGGTGATCGTGAACAATCTCGTTTCTTCCGAGAAGAAGGTGAAACATCACATGCCGCATCGTTATGCAGTGGAGGACGAGCAGTTTGAGAGGTCGATTGGCCAGTTGCTTGGTCCTCCGTTGGTTGGTGGCAATCGGGTGGAGCGATTGACGAATGGAGATGAGATTTTTCCTGCGATGCTGGAGGCCATTGAGTCAGCCGAGGTCAGCATAACTTTTGAGAGTTTTGTGTTTTGGCGGGGCGAGATGACGCGTCGTTTCGCCCAGGCGCTGGCGGCCAAGGCAAGAGAAGGCGTTGCCGTTCATGTGTTGCTGGACGGGGTGGGCTGTGATTGTGTGAAGGGAGCGGATGTGCGTGCGATGGAGGCGGTAGGGGTGGAGGTGCGCATTTATCACATGTCGAACTTTGCATTGTTCAACTACCGGACCCATCGCAAGCTGCTGGTGGTTGATGGAGTCGTGGGCTTCACGGGCGGAGTGGGCGTGGGTGATTTTTGGATGGGGAATGCAGATGCTGAGGATCATTGGCGGGATTCGCACTATCGCGTAGAAGGTCCCGTGGTGGCGCAGTTGCAGGCAGCGTTTAATGACAACTGGATGACCACCCAGGGAGAGGTGCTTGATGGTGAAAAATATTTTCCCCGGTTGCAGGAACAGGGGGAGCAGCCATGCCAGCTTTTCAAGAGTTCACCACAGGGAGGTAGTGAAAGTGCGCGGCTGATGTTTTTGCTGTCGATTGCGGCGGCGCAAAGGCGGATCCGCATTGGCAATGCGTATTTCGTGCCGGACGATTTGACCACGCAGACCTTGCTTGATGCTTGTGACCGTGGCGTGGAGGTTGATGTGCTGTTGCCGGGTCCCTTCCAGGATTCCCGGCTGGTTCGCCGGGCTTCGCGAGCGAGATGGGGCAAGTTGCTGAAGCGGGGTGTGAGAATCTTTGAGTATCAACCGACCATGTATCATGTGAAGTGCATGATCATCGACGATTGTTTGACGTCAGTGGGTTCAGCGAATTTCGACAACCGTTCCTTCCGACTCAACGACGAGGCGAATTTGAATATTTTGGATCGCGACTTCGCGTTGCAGGAGGGGGAGATTTTTGATGAGGATCTCGGGCGTGCGAGGGAAGTGACGTATGAGGACTGGCGCAGAAGGCCGCTGTTGGAAAAACTGAGCGATCATGGCGCGGCGCTGTTTCGTTCCCAGTTGTGA
- a CDS encoding SDR family oxidoreductase has translation MKIPSDSLHQRVALVTGAGSGLGKSAAKALAHAGAYVAAVGRTQDELDATVAEINRNGGNAIALLADISHSDQVCAAIEATVQRWGRLDIVFANAGINGVWAPLEKLSEADWDQTMNINLRGTFVTIKHAVPHMKAHGDGGSIIVTSSVNGTRMFSNTGATAYACSKAGQVALVKMLALELAASKIRINAICPGAIESMIDDSTEQKEIPDRLPVDFPDGEVPINHGAPGTSGQVAELVWFLASDASSHITGTEIFIDGGQSLLQG, from the coding sequence ATGAAAATCCCTTCCGACTCCCTCCATCAACGCGTTGCACTGGTCACCGGAGCGGGCTCTGGCCTTGGTAAATCGGCGGCCAAAGCCCTCGCTCATGCCGGTGCCTATGTCGCCGCCGTCGGACGCACGCAGGATGAGCTTGATGCCACCGTGGCTGAAATCAATCGCAACGGAGGAAACGCCATCGCCCTGCTGGCCGACATCTCCCACAGCGACCAGGTTTGCGCCGCCATCGAAGCCACGGTTCAACGTTGGGGCCGGCTCGACATCGTCTTTGCCAATGCAGGCATCAACGGCGTCTGGGCACCTTTGGAAAAACTCAGTGAAGCCGACTGGGATCAGACCATGAACATCAACCTGCGCGGAACCTTCGTCACCATCAAACATGCCGTGCCGCACATGAAGGCCCATGGCGATGGCGGCTCCATCATCGTCACCTCCTCCGTCAACGGAACCCGCATGTTCAGCAACACCGGCGCCACCGCCTATGCCTGTTCAAAGGCAGGCCAGGTTGCCTTGGTGAAGATGCTTGCGCTGGAGCTGGCGGCTTCGAAAATTCGCATCAACGCCATCTGCCCTGGAGCGATTGAAAGCATGATCGACGACTCCACCGAACAAAAGGAAATCCCGGACCGCCTACCCGTCGACTTTCCCGATGGCGAAGTCCCCATCAACCATGGAGCGCCGGGCACATCAGGTCAGGTCGCCGAACTGGTGTGGTTCCTTGCCTCAGACGCATCCAGCCACATCACCGGCACCGAAATCTTCATTGATGGCGGCCAGTCGCTTCTCCAAGGATGA
- a CDS encoding CsbD family protein produces the protein MKFYTLTTLFVLGFLVSCRDNEVTTREEVREEAREVVREMQDEAIEARREVVDTATSSPDSLQWKGNWNETKGRIKQRFADLTDDDLLYQEGKEEELLGRLQQRLGKTREEIEAILNTP, from the coding sequence ATGAAATTTTACACCCTTACCACCCTTTTCGTTCTCGGTTTCTTGGTCAGCTGCCGCGACAACGAAGTGACCACTCGTGAAGAAGTTCGCGAGGAGGCGCGTGAAGTGGTCCGCGAGATGCAGGATGAAGCCATTGAAGCGAGACGCGAGGTCGTCGACACCGCCACATCTTCGCCGGACTCCCTCCAATGGAAAGGCAACTGGAACGAAACCAAAGGCAGAATTAAACAACGTTTTGCCGACCTTACCGATGACGACCTTCTCTACCAGGAAGGCAAGGAGGAGGAGTTACTCGGTCGCCTTCAGCAACGCCTCGGAAAAACCCGCGAAGAGATCGAGGCAATTCTCAACACGCCCTGA
- the glgX gene encoding glycogen debranching protein GlgX: MSFDPTVRPGLPHPLGATPDSDGVNFAVFSANAVKMELCLFDAETHEETRIPLPECTNHIWHGHISGIKPGQLYGYRAHGDYDPARGHRFNPHKVLLDPYARAIGRKLEAWTPELFGYRIDDPGADLTFDEQDSAAVAPLGMVMDSSFDWGDDTPPLTPWHRTVIYETHVKGLTKKLPGIPESIQGTYAGFASDEAMSYLQDLGVTAVEFLPIHHHLDDSFLTDRGLTNYWGYNTLSFFAFEPTYASTDDPHAAMSEFKGMVKRLHQSGIEVILDVVYNHTAEGSERGATLSFRGLDNASYYRLSQEHPRYYEDFTGCGNTLSMQNPAGLRLLMDSLRYWVTEMHVDGFRFDLASALARELYGWDKLSSFFDAIAQDPVLSRVKLIAEPWDIGMGGYQVGNFPTGWAEWNGRYRDEVRRFWKGTDRANELAQRLSGSADLYNHSGRQPHASINFITAHDGFCMRDLVSYNDKHNEANTEGNRDGANDNESWNCGVEGETDDEGIRELRKRQAKNQLATLFLSQGVPMILSGDERWHTQNGNNNTFCQDNDLTWLSWEWDADQQEMLDFTKALIQLRLSEHVLSRKDFLTGQSPAEGLPKDVLWWNHDGREMSDEDWHAGYVRCFGMLLPGSALLEIDDDGKPRQSNTVLVMMNGHYEDMRTVLPSIDGKSWTFRLATADIDFENGLKDAAPFTMPSRSLAVFTTTP, from the coding sequence ATGAGCTTCGATCCCACTGTTCGTCCAGGCCTCCCGCATCCTCTTGGTGCCACTCCCGATTCCGATGGCGTGAACTTCGCCGTTTTCTCAGCCAATGCCGTCAAAATGGAACTGTGCTTGTTTGACGCAGAAACCCATGAAGAAACCCGCATCCCGTTGCCCGAATGCACCAACCACATCTGGCATGGACACATCAGCGGCATCAAACCCGGCCAGCTCTATGGCTATCGGGCTCATGGCGACTACGATCCCGCCCGAGGACATCGGTTCAATCCCCACAAGGTCTTGCTCGATCCTTATGCAAGAGCCATTGGCAGAAAGCTCGAAGCCTGGACCCCCGAGTTGTTTGGATATCGCATTGACGATCCCGGTGCCGACCTCACTTTCGACGAACAAGATTCGGCTGCCGTAGCGCCTCTCGGCATGGTAATGGACTCTTCCTTCGACTGGGGAGATGACACACCGCCACTTACTCCATGGCACCGCACGGTCATCTATGAAACCCATGTCAAAGGACTAACTAAAAAACTTCCCGGGATTCCCGAATCAATTCAGGGAACTTATGCCGGATTTGCGTCCGATGAAGCCATGTCCTATCTTCAGGATCTCGGCGTCACGGCGGTGGAGTTTCTGCCCATCCATCATCATCTTGACGATTCGTTTCTTACTGATCGTGGCCTCACCAACTACTGGGGTTACAACACGCTCTCCTTCTTCGCCTTCGAGCCCACTTATGCCTCCACCGATGACCCGCATGCGGCGATGAGTGAGTTCAAGGGCATGGTCAAACGTCTCCATCAATCCGGAATCGAAGTCATCCTCGACGTCGTTTACAATCATACCGCCGAAGGCAGCGAACGCGGGGCCACCCTATCATTCCGTGGTCTGGACAACGCCTCCTACTATCGACTTTCCCAAGAGCATCCCCGCTATTATGAAGACTTCACCGGATGCGGCAACACCTTGAGTATGCAAAACCCTGCCGGCCTCCGTCTGCTCATGGACAGCCTGCGTTATTGGGTCACTGAGATGCACGTTGACGGATTCCGCTTCGACCTCGCCAGCGCCCTTGCCCGCGAACTTTACGGATGGGACAAACTCAGTTCCTTCTTCGACGCCATCGCACAGGATCCTGTGCTGTCACGCGTGAAGCTGATCGCAGAGCCATGGGACATTGGCATGGGCGGTTATCAGGTCGGCAATTTCCCCACCGGATGGGCCGAATGGAATGGACGTTATCGTGATGAAGTCCGTCGCTTTTGGAAAGGCACTGATCGCGCCAACGAACTTGCCCAACGCCTCAGTGGCAGCGCCGACCTCTACAATCACAGCGGTCGCCAGCCTCATGCCAGCATCAACTTTATCACCGCCCACGACGGATTCTGCATGCGCGATCTTGTCAGCTACAATGACAAGCACAACGAGGCCAATACCGAAGGCAATCGCGATGGTGCCAACGACAACGAAAGCTGGAATTGCGGCGTCGAAGGCGAGACCGATGACGAAGGCATCCGTGAACTGCGCAAACGCCAGGCCAAAAACCAGCTCGCCACCCTGTTCCTTTCACAAGGCGTGCCGATGATCCTGTCCGGTGATGAGCGCTGGCATACCCAGAACGGCAACAACAACACCTTCTGCCAGGACAACGATCTTACCTGGCTTTCTTGGGAATGGGATGCCGATCAGCAGGAGATGCTGGATTTCACCAAGGCGCTGATCCAGCTCCGCCTGTCGGAACACGTTTTGTCCCGCAAAGATTTTCTTACCGGTCAATCACCTGCAGAAGGTCTGCCTAAAGATGTCCTTTGGTGGAACCATGACGGTCGCGAGATGAGCGACGAAGACTGGCATGCAGGTTATGTGCGTTGCTTCGGCATGCTTCTCCCCGGCTCAGCTTTGCTGGAGATCGATGACGACGGGAAACCGCGCCAAAGCAACACGGTATTGGTCATGATGAATGGTCACTACGAAGACATGAGAACCGTTCTTCCTTCGATTGATGGCAAGTCATGGACATTCCGGCTTGCCACGGCTGACATCGATTTTGAAAACGGCCTGAAAGACGCCGCCCCCTTCACCATGCCTTCCCGTTCCCTTGCCGTCTTTACGACGACTCCTTGA
- a CDS encoding DUF4142 domain-containing protein, which produces MKKNSIIRNAGKAIALAAAALFIAQPLSAADKEGAVNMADANAIKKAAIQGKAEVKIAELGAAKAEHAEVKALATKLVAHHTAMNTEIAALAAAKGVDLTAANDPDAEKTVMSLEKESGKDFDKAFLNAVQETHEECIDAFEEQSKDAKDGEWKAWVDKSLPMVRAHHEAAEALEEKL; this is translated from the coding sequence ATGAAAAAAAACTCCATCATCAGAAATGCTGGCAAGGCCATCGCCCTTGCCGCAGCCGCCCTGTTCATCGCTCAACCACTTTCCGCTGCCGATAAAGAAGGCGCCGTGAACATGGCTGACGCCAACGCCATCAAAAAAGCTGCCATTCAAGGTAAGGCAGAAGTGAAAATTGCCGAACTGGGTGCCGCAAAAGCAGAGCATGCCGAAGTGAAAGCGCTGGCCACCAAACTGGTTGCCCACCACACGGCCATGAACACGGAAATCGCCGCGTTGGCAGCCGCCAAAGGTGTTGATCTCACTGCCGCCAATGACCCAGATGCCGAAAAAACGGTGATGAGTCTTGAGAAGGAATCCGGTAAAGATTTCGACAAGGCCTTCCTCAATGCGGTTCAAGAAACCCACGAGGAATGCATCGACGCATTTGAAGAGCAATCGAAAGATGCCAAGGACGGTGAATGGAAAGCCTGGGTCGACAAATCCCTTCCTATGGTCCGTGCCCATCACGAAGCCGCTGAAGCTCTCGAAGAAAAACTCTAA
- a CDS encoding 4-alpha-glucanotransferase produces MPSSSPSPFAHPAAGLLIPVFALRRPDDFGIGDTKAVMEAIDFCKRHGFEVLQTLPIHDTVGDHSPYNPISSRALSPTLLTLDLDEASVPGLTRNILQSNAPESWLVQVREGAVKHGLVHSLKLQILQHAFDQFILQNDQSLIDEFESFQKSESDWLPGYTLFRTLVGEYDNNPHWEQWRPEHQSYDSAETWLLAHPENERLHTTRRSLAYIQWVAHRQWTAVRAHADTQAIQLMGEISFGVSKSSADVWQHRELFDTDWSMGTRPVVYFDTNKDSERWGQNWGLPPYRWENHRSTNFEWLRRRVQSEAQYFHICRIDHLRGYFRAYMFPWQGGSQHSEFALLDENQAAEKTGGRMPRFVPGPDEDPTTSAMNDLQGRELISIFREAAGPMFLFAEIMGAMPDYMRTALEDLQLPSLTFPLLETNENGSINPASSYRPLSLVSYGNHDHAPIASIYQNHFIKQNLALQNLLNFAEWQSSPPDSLNEELLAALQRSLFKTPCLLAVLMIPDLLGTTLRFNLPGSYGDQTWCERLDFTLEELEHHPVYGPRIATASRLLRETGRHLTEPHVAKTNSLLAGNSPHSLLR; encoded by the coding sequence ATGCCATCCTCATCACCTTCCCCCTTTGCCCACCCAGCCGCCGGCCTCCTCATTCCCGTGTTCGCCCTTCGCCGTCCCGATGATTTCGGCATCGGCGATACCAAGGCCGTCATGGAAGCCATCGACTTCTGTAAACGTCATGGCTTTGAAGTTCTGCAAACTTTGCCCATTCACGACACCGTTGGCGATCACAGCCCTTACAACCCAATCAGCTCACGCGCCCTCTCACCGACACTGCTTACCCTCGATCTTGATGAAGCCAGCGTTCCCGGCCTTACACGGAATATCCTTCAATCCAACGCTCCTGAATCATGGCTGGTCCAGGTCCGTGAAGGGGCAGTTAAACACGGCCTCGTTCACTCCCTCAAACTGCAAATTTTGCAGCACGCGTTTGATCAATTCATCCTTCAGAATGACCAATCATTGATCGATGAATTTGAGTCGTTTCAAAAATCCGAATCCGACTGGCTGCCCGGTTACACGTTGTTTCGCACTTTGGTAGGCGAATATGACAACAACCCGCATTGGGAACAATGGCGTCCCGAACATCAAAGTTACGACAGCGCTGAAACGTGGCTGCTCGCTCATCCCGAAAATGAACGCCTGCACACCACCCGCCGATCCCTCGCTTACATTCAATGGGTCGCCCATCGACAGTGGACCGCCGTGCGTGCGCATGCCGACACCCAAGCTATCCAGCTCATGGGAGAAATCAGTTTTGGCGTATCAAAAAGCAGCGCCGATGTCTGGCAGCACCGCGAACTCTTCGATACCGACTGGAGCATGGGCACCCGTCCCGTCGTTTACTTCGACACCAACAAAGACTCCGAGCGGTGGGGTCAAAACTGGGGCCTGCCGCCCTATCGTTGGGAAAATCATCGCTCCACCAATTTCGAATGGCTGCGTCGCCGGGTTCAAAGCGAAGCCCAATACTTTCACATCTGCCGCATCGACCACCTTCGAGGTTATTTCCGTGCCTACATGTTCCCCTGGCAGGGCGGATCTCAGCACTCCGAGTTTGCCCTTCTCGATGAAAATCAAGCCGCCGAAAAAACGGGCGGACGCATGCCCCGCTTCGTCCCGGGTCCAGACGAAGATCCAACCACTTCGGCCATGAACGACCTGCAAGGCCGCGAACTCATTTCCATTTTCCGCGAAGCCGCCGGCCCCATGTTCCTCTTCGCCGAAATCATGGGAGCCATGCCCGACTACATGCGCACGGCACTCGAAGACCTCCAGTTGCCCAGCCTCACCTTCCCACTCTTGGAAACCAACGAAAACGGCAGCATCAACCCCGCCAGTTCCTATCGTCCCCTCAGCCTCGTCTCCTACGGCAATCACGATCACGCCCCCATCGCCAGCATCTACCAGAACCACTTCATCAAACAAAACCTCGCCCTCCAAAACCTCCTCAATTTCGCCGAATGGCAATCCTCCCCTCCCGATTCCCTCAACGAGGAACTGCTGGCAGCCCTCCAACGCTCACTGTTCAAAACGCCCTGTCTGCTCGCCGTGTTGATGATTCCCGACCTCTTGGGCACCACCCTGCGCTTCAATCTGCCTGGCAGCTACGGTGACCAGACTTGGTGCGAGCGACTGGATTTCACCCTTGAAGAGCTGGAGCATCATCCCGTCTACGGTCCCCGAATCGCCACCGCCTCACGGCTCCTACGAGAAACCGGCCGCCACCTGACAGAACCCCATGTCGCCAAAACAAATTCCCTTCTTGCTGGTAATTCGCCCCATTCTCTCCTACGATAA
- the phoU gene encoding phosphate signaling complex protein PhoU codes for MNEPRHILSNFDNALTQLRQNLFKMASLSTQNLNDAVKGLLQRDLDLCNQVIADDEQVDQLEKTIDAEGIAILTRFTPMAQDLRRVVSAMKASSNLERISDQAVNIARRGRKLINSSELPETRMLEPIYSQAYNLLQDAVRSFTEEDMPLATSLKARDRELDQQQNEFIARVTRRMEEDTGHLKDYIDLVFVARFLERAGDHAVNIGEDAVYAGAARDIRHTQ; via the coding sequence ATGAACGAACCCCGTCACATCCTCTCCAACTTTGACAACGCGCTCACCCAACTGCGCCAGAACCTGTTCAAGATGGCCAGTCTTTCGACGCAGAACCTCAACGACGCCGTGAAGGGCCTGCTCCAGCGCGACCTTGATCTTTGCAATCAGGTCATCGCCGACGACGAACAGGTTGATCAACTCGAAAAAACCATCGACGCAGAAGGCATTGCCATCCTCACCCGCTTTACCCCCATGGCACAGGACCTTCGCCGGGTCGTCAGCGCCATGAAAGCTTCAAGCAATCTGGAGCGCATCAGCGATCAGGCCGTGAACATCGCCCGCCGCGGTCGCAAATTGATCAACAGTTCCGAACTCCCCGAAACCCGCATGCTCGAGCCCATCTACAGCCAGGCCTACAACCTGCTGCAGGATGCCGTCCGCTCCTTCACCGAAGAGGACATGCCACTCGCCACCAGCCTCAAGGCCCGTGACCGCGAACTCGACCAACAGCAGAACGAATTCATCGCCCGTGTCACCCGCCGGATGGAAGAAGATACCGGCCACCTCAAGGATTACATCGACCTTGTCTTCGTTGCCCGCTTCCTTGAGCGCGCTGGTGACCATGCCGTCAACATTGGTGAAGACGCCGTCTACGCCGGTGCCGCCCGCGACATCCGCCACACGCAATAG